Genomic window (Streptomyces sp. LX-29):
CCGGTCAGGATCGTCTGGCCGTCGGTCTCCGGCGCCTGGTGCGCGCCGCGGCCGACCGGGCCGTCCTCCTCGTCCACCCGGTCGATGAGCACCTCCACCGTCTCGCCCAGCCTCTCCTCGGCGCGCTGCGCGGTGAGCTCCTCGGCCAGGCGCGAGATGTGCTCCAGGCGCTCGGCCACCACCTCGGGGTCGAGCTTGTTCTCGTACGAGGCGGCCTCGGTGCCCTCCTCGTCCGAGTAGCCGAAGACGCCGATGGCGTCGAGCCGGGCCTCGCTGATGAAGCGCTCCAGCTCGGCCAGGTCCTCCTCGGTCTCCCCGGGGAAGCCGACGATGAAGTTGGACCGGGCGCCGGCCTGCGGGGCCTTGCCGCGGATCTGGTCCAGCAGCTCCAGGAAGCGGTCGGTGTCGCCGAAACGGCGCATCGCGCGCAGCACGCCCGGGGCGGAGTGCTGGAAGGACAGGTCGAAGTAGGGGGCGACCTTCTCGGTGGAGGTCAGCACGTCGATCAGCCCCGGCCGCATCTCGGCGGGCTGGAGGTAGCTGACCCGGATCCGCTCCAGGCCGTCCACCGCCGCCAGCTCCGGCAGCAGCGTCTCCAGCAGCCGGATGTCACCGAGGTCCTTGCCGTAGGAGGTGTTGTTCTCGGAGACCAGCATGATCTCCTTGACGCCCTGCTCGGCGAGCCAGCGGGTCTCCCCCAGCACGTCGGAGGGGCGCCGGGAGATGAAGGAGCCGCGGAAGGACGGGATGGCGCAGAAGGTGCAGCGCCGGTCGCAGCCGGAGGCCAGCTTGACCGAGGCGACGGGGCTGGTGTCCAGCCGGCGGCGGAGCGGGGCGCGCGGCCCGGAGGCCG
Coding sequences:
- the rimO gene encoding 30S ribosomal protein S12 methylthiotransferase RimO, whose protein sequence is MPERRTVALVTLGCARNEVDSEELAGRLAADGWELVEDASDADVAVVNTCGFVEAAKKDSVDALLEANDLKDHGRTQAVVAVGCMAERYGKDLAEALPEADGVLGFDDYADISDRLQTILSGGIHASHAPRDRRKLLPISPAERQAAAEVALPGHAQATASAPEDLPEGLAPASGPRAPLRRRLDTSPVASVKLASGCDRRCTFCAIPSFRGSFISRRPSDVLGETRWLAEQGVKEIMLVSENNTSYGKDLGDIRLLETLLPELAAVDGLERIRVSYLQPAEMRPGLIDVLTSTEKVAPYFDLSFQHSAPGVLRAMRRFGDTDRFLELLDQIRGKAPQAGARSNFIVGFPGETEEDLAELERFISEARLDAIGVFGYSDEEGTEAASYENKLDPEVVAERLEHISRLAEELTAQRAEERLGETVEVLIDRVDEEDGPVGRGAHQAPETDGQTILTGLDGLGIGTDGAELAPGRMILAKVVATEGVDLVAEPLPASLSLGDAGSCGEEAAR